GCCGCGAAAAACGTGCATCGAATCGCAACTCTTAGTAAGCTATTAAAGTTTCACGCCTTTTACTGTCCCCCACAACTATCAACGTGTCAATACTTTCCGGCGCATTTGCGTCAGCCGCGTTACCCTGCGTTTGCGCCTGGTTTGCGTCCAGTGGCGCCGGAGAATCGAGCCTGTCAATCAAGCTCACGTTCGCGCTGGGCTGCAGCCGTCCGTAGACATCGGCCGTAATTTTGATAGAGCTGTGACCAAGCTGCTCACTCACATATTTCATCGATGCGCCGCTCTGGATCATCAGTACCGCAAACGTGTGACGGAGGCAATGCGGAGTGAATCTTTGGATCCCCGCTGCTTGGCAGGCTGGGTCCATGAAGCGCAGCCCGATAGTGCGCGGCGTCAGGGGCTCGCCATCTTCACGCGGAAAAAGTAGCTGCTCGGAAAAACTCTCATCGGTTCCAAGCTGCATCGCGGCCAGCATCCGGGCCTCGCGCAATTCGAGCAAGACGGCGCGGAGCTGCCTGGACATATCCACTCGCCTTTTGCTGCCGATGGTCTTGGGTGTCTCAAAGCCGTACACCGTGAACTGCCGCGACACCATGAAATACCTGTTGGGATCGTTCTCGTCTTTTCCAAAAGCACAATCTCCCCACTTCAGCCCGATCAGTTCACCGCGCCTCATCCCGGTACGCAGCGCGGTTAGGAACAGCGGATAGCGTTCAGGGAAAAGATCACGTACCGCATCAAGGAACAATTCAGATTCCCGCTGCGTCATGCTTTCGATCTCTCGCGCCGGTTTATCTGACTTCACCATGCGGCCCAGGCAGGATGCAGGATTGCTGGTTGCCACCTTGTGCTTCACGGCATAGGTAAAAAAGCTGCGCAGGCATCCGACTATCAAGCTAATGGTCTTTTGCGCGTGAACGCATTGCCCGTTCTCTTTCTTTGTCGCCAGGGCATAAACGAAGTCCTCAACGCGCTCCGCGGTGACGGCGCTCACGCGCTGTTTTCCGAAGTAGGGTAGGATGTGGCAGTCCATGAGCCACTTGTAAAGCGCGAGGGTGGCCGGCTTCGTGTTTATCTCGATGTGTTTCTTGAGCCAGCGGTCGGCGTATTCTGAAAAGATAACGGCTCGGGCATCGTCCTCTCCGAAGATACCCATGTCGCCCTGAGCCAGTCGTCCCTCAACCTTGCGGGCGACCTCTCGCGCAATCTCAAGCGAGTTGCCGATCTTCTTCGTTTTGCGGTGGCCCTTGTAGTTGATTACCAGATACCACGATCCGCGAATCTTCTTTACCTTCACGCCCATGTGTTACTTTCCCCCGGTGACGCTGGAAAAGATTTCATCTACCAGCCGGTCCACGTCAACGCGCTCGATCTTCACCGATTGCCGCTCCATCCATGAATCGAAGGTCTGACGATTGACGCGAATCTTACCCCTGGCCTGACTCGCTGGCAATGGATCATTGTGCCGGTGTATCCATTCGCGGAGCGTCCGCTCTCCGGCACACGCATAACGGGACAGAGTTTTTAAATCCATCCACTGCGGCCATGCTGGTAGGAGTTGAGGCTGGCGAATTGTGTCTGGTGCTGCCATCACGCCGCCTCGCCCTCTTGCGCAGCGGCCAGGGCTACAATCCCGCGAGTCTCATCAAGAACAGTGGCCCGGTTTTGCTCAATGAGTCGCGCCATAGTATCGGCGTTCACATGGACGTGGCGCGCGCGGTTGATTCCTTCGCAGCTCCACTCCTGAGGACTGCGCCGGAAATGCGCAATCTGATCACCTAGCAATAAGCAGTACGTGCGCCGGACTTCTGAGGCCGCCACCAGTTCAACGGGGCGATCCTGATCGGCGAGTGGCGTAGCGTTGCTTCGGAAGGCTTGCAGTTTGTCTTTACGGATTTGTGATTTCAAAACTCTCCTCCTTTTCGCACTGTGCCTGCACCTTCCGGATACTTCTGAGATTGGGAACTGCTCTGACTGACTTTAAGTTTCAATGCACGGGCGCTGTTGCGCCTGCTTCTTTCCTTATCCTGATACACGCCATTCCCTTCGGGAAATTGTGTCTACTCCCAAAGTCGGAAGCCGGAAAAAACAAAACTCCCAGCTTCCAGAATATTTCTTACCCCAAGAGCAAAGGTCTTAAAAAAGAGTCGCGCTTATTTGAAGCAGCAAAAGCTGCCTTCCCATTACGACCGGGACGTATGGCGATTGCAGGATCAAGTACCTGCCCGTTGCCCGGAATTTCGTCCGCGGCCTGGTTGGGCGATCTTTCCGTCACCGTGATAAAAGTCTGGAGGGCCGACCCGCCGGCGAAAATGGCGAGGAAAAACAAGCCGGCGCAAATCGGGAAGACGACCATCTCCACGAATCCACCACGGGGATGTTTCTGCAGATCGACCACGTCGCGAATGCTGATGAGGGAAATCACGCCGGCCGCAGTGGCCATCAACCTACCGTGCGCGACCCCAATCCACTTCCCACCAATCGCGGTATGCAGAATTGCTGACCCAATCAGCGCGAGGCCACCCGCGAGACCGAGGACCCCAAGAACCTTGTCCCGGTTGGCCGCAACGCCTCAAGAGTCGATCGTCGACACCAGATTACACAGGGCGAG
This genomic stretch from Terriglobia bacterium harbors:
- a CDS encoding site-specific integrase, with the protein product MGVKVKKIRGSWYLVINYKGHRKTKKIGNSLEIAREVARKVEGRLAQGDMGIFGEDDARAVIFSEYADRWLKKHIEINTKPATLALYKWLMDCHILPYFGKQRVSAVTAERVEDFVYALATKKENGQCVHAQKTISLIVGCLRSFFTYAVKHKVATSNPASCLGRMVKSDKPAREIESMTQRESELFLDAVRDLFPERYPLFLTALRTGMRRGELIGLKWGDCAFGKDENDPNRYFMVSRQFTVYGFETPKTIGSKRRVDMSRQLRAVLLELREARMLAAMQLGTDESFSEQLLFPREDGEPLTPRTIGLRFMDPACQAAGIQRFTPHCLRHTFAVLMIQSGASMKYVSEQLGHSSIKITADVYGRLQPSANVSLIDRLDSPAPLDANQAQTQGNAADANAPESIDTLIVVGDSKRRETLIAY